Proteins found in one archaeon genomic segment:
- a CDS encoding YncE family protein → MRTGSPARSKGSKTVQLGLGAILVVMIGFALVPAAQAAVTFSVTTTVNVGITPVSIAVNPTLGRYYVLNQADDTLYVFDTATNSLQANLTVGSSATGVAVNPSNGMVYVAQSDGNSIAVFDSSNAFVTNVTVGTSPSAVAVNPSTGNVYVANYLIGTVSVVDSTNTAVATVSVGDSPDSIAVNPTTGMVYVADAGSDRIDVIDGTTNSLVGNISAPTPASLAINPAGGILYSVDGVATLAVIDTLSNKITANITVADTPNGVAFNSQTKRVYLVNNGADSVTILDATTNSVLATVTVGAEPDAIGVDTSANGAAYAANMNDASVSVIKEGAVVTTSTSTTSTSTTAQTSTTGTGTTPGGIPEFPMGLTFIILATMVIVASYVLVRRVAIPRL, encoded by the coding sequence TCGGGGCGATCCTCGTCGTCATGATTGGTTTCGCTCTTGTTCCAGCCGCCCAGGCCGCGGTGACCTTCTCGGTCACCACTACCGTGAACGTTGGAATCACCCCGGTTTCAATCGCAGTCAATCCGACCCTCGGCAGGTACTACGTCCTGAACCAGGCCGACGACACGCTTTACGTCTTCGACACCGCCACAAACTCGCTGCAGGCAAACCTTACGGTAGGTTCAAGCGCGACCGGTGTCGCAGTGAACCCATCGAACGGGATGGTGTATGTCGCCCAGTCCGACGGAAACAGCATAGCGGTCTTTGATAGCTCCAACGCCTTCGTCACGAACGTAACAGTAGGGACCTCGCCAAGCGCGGTCGCCGTGAACCCCTCGACAGGCAATGTCTACGTGGCTAACTATCTGATTGGCACAGTGTCCGTCGTTGACAGCACCAACACCGCGGTGGCCACGGTCAGCGTTGGTGACAGCCCTGACTCGATAGCGGTCAACCCCACCACCGGAATGGTGTATGTCGCAGATGCGGGTTCTGACCGAATTGACGTGATCGACGGGACGACCAACAGCCTCGTCGGCAACATTTCAGCTCCGACCCCAGCATCCCTTGCGATAAACCCGGCCGGCGGCATACTCTACTCGGTGGATGGCGTTGCCACCCTTGCCGTAATCGACACGTTGAGCAACAAGATCACAGCCAACATCACGGTGGCCGACACTCCCAACGGGGTCGCATTCAATTCGCAGACCAAGCGCGTCTACCTTGTCAACAACGGCGCCGATAGCGTGACAATCCTGGACGCGACGACCAACAGCGTGCTGGCAACAGTCACAGTTGGCGCCGAGCCCGACGCCATAGGCGTGGATACATCGGCAAACGGAGCGGCCTATGCGGCCAACATGAACGATGCCTCGGTCTCAGTGATAAAGGAAGGGGCCGTCGTCACCACGTCGACGTCTACGACCTCCACGAGCACAACGGCTCAGACCTCGACTACCGGGACAGGAACAACCCCTGGAGGCATTCCCGAGTTCCCGATGGGCCTGACCTTCATAATTCTTGCAACTATGGTCATAGTCGCATCGTACGTACTAGTTAGGCGCGTGGCAATCCCAAGGCTGTAG
- a CDS encoding YncE family protein yields MTLALIMGVYLTSSFEAHALPTLVATVHVGHRPVSIAVDPISSVIYVANSADGTVTVISAATDKVIATVQVGANPVAIAVNPSIHMVYVVSENDSFVSVIRGSNNKVVGNLTVGTNPVAVAVDPGSRRVYVVNRDDNDVSVISGTNYTELFTIPVGRSPDAIAVNSVTGALYVVSPRDRMLSVIRGTTYTSAANVSLGRGPNSVVVNPANGNVYVVNGADDTLSVFGGTSYQSIANLTTGYSPSSVDVDRVDGLVYVANSDNGSVSVFKEKSWGSIANLTVGGSPAEVTVDHYTGFAYVANIDNDTISVIRDLPARTSTSTTSRATTISNTQVITTSTTASAVEEAPAQFPTPGMLLALALILFFLLLAAIAYRLRHRRLRKPPQEDPRNLTAT; encoded by the coding sequence TTGACACTGGCCCTAATCATGGGGGTCTACTTGACTTCGAGCTTTGAGGCCCACGCCCTTCCAACGCTAGTCGCCACAGTCCACGTGGGGCACAGACCGGTAAGCATCGCAGTCGACCCTATATCCAGTGTCATCTACGTCGCCAACTCTGCGGACGGTACTGTCACGGTGATCTCGGCCGCGACCGACAAGGTCATCGCGACCGTGCAAGTCGGGGCCAACCCGGTCGCCATCGCGGTCAACCCTTCAATCCACATGGTCTACGTAGTGAGCGAAAACGACAGCTTCGTCTCAGTGATCAGGGGTAGCAACAACAAGGTCGTGGGCAACCTGACCGTGGGCACGAATCCAGTGGCCGTAGCCGTCGACCCGGGTTCGAGGAGGGTGTACGTGGTCAACAGGGATGATAACGACGTCTCGGTAATCTCGGGGACTAATTACACCGAGCTATTCACCATTCCGGTGGGAAGGTCCCCCGATGCAATCGCCGTGAACTCAGTCACCGGGGCACTCTACGTGGTCAGCCCCAGGGACAGAATGCTCTCAGTGATTCGCGGGACCACCTACACGTCGGCCGCCAACGTAAGCCTCGGCCGGGGTCCGAACTCGGTGGTTGTGAACCCTGCCAACGGCAACGTGTACGTGGTCAACGGGGCTGACGATACCCTTTCGGTCTTCGGCGGGACGTCTTACCAGTCGATAGCGAACCTAACAACGGGCTACTCTCCCTCATCGGTCGATGTGGACCGCGTCGACGGACTCGTCTACGTTGCGAACAGTGACAACGGCTCAGTGTCTGTCTTCAAGGAGAAGTCTTGGGGGTCGATTGCTAACCTCACCGTCGGAGGATCACCAGCGGAAGTGACTGTCGACCACTACACTGGCTTCGCCTATGTCGCGAACATTGACAACGATACGATTTCAGTAATCAGGGACCTCCCCGCCAGGACATCGACATCGACCACGAGCCGCGCGACCACTATCTCCAACACCCAAGTCATCACCACTTCGACTACCGCCTCAGCCGTGGAGGAGGCCCCTGCCCAGTTCCCCACTCCCGGGATGCTTCTCGCCCTCGCGCTGATCCTCTTCTTCCTACTCCTTGCGGCAATCGCGTATCGGCTCCGCCATCGTAGGCTAAGGAAGCCACCACAAGAGGACCCTCGCAACCTCACGGCGACATAG
- a CDS encoding exosortase/archaeosortase family protein, producing MRRPDRGVIRFFLWLALAISISSTLYLGQLVSFFGLLDGKLDETFGSSFPAIPFVALLAVLFIVRWYEFHGILQREEGLSGSRGTRLVGLALILLPLPFSPFTARYLELSAATLIMSFYGASLVINPRTRKFLLPYAALYLVGVTAPSGIQYAFGEPLAGLSTSLTALLVNLSGIPVAWQGTQFELISRSGEVVSGTITAGCSSILSVTTFLGLLGLMHFDLRKDKASTLKTGVVGVLVLVFLNSVRIGILLWAGYDGGSEALWGLHNWIGYAIFLGFYVAVLVVYSRMGSPTLYRHEAKAGRLNPGRPS from the coding sequence TTGAGACGCCCCGACCGAGGCGTCATCAGATTCTTCCTCTGGCTCGCCCTCGCCATTTCAATCTCTTCAACGCTATACTTGGGCCAGTTGGTCTCGTTCTTCGGCCTCCTTGACGGGAAGCTGGACGAGACCTTCGGGAGCTCCTTCCCAGCAATCCCGTTCGTAGCTCTGCTTGCCGTACTCTTCATCGTCCGTTGGTACGAATTCCACGGGATCCTCCAGAGAGAGGAAGGACTCTCGGGTTCTAGAGGCACCCGGCTCGTCGGGCTGGCCCTGATTCTTCTTCCTCTACCTTTCTCTCCTTTCACGGCTAGGTATCTTGAACTCTCGGCCGCGACCCTCATCATGTCCTTCTATGGGGCGTCCCTCGTCATCAACCCTAGAACGAGGAAGTTCCTCCTTCCCTACGCAGCACTCTACTTGGTAGGGGTGACGGCCCCGTCTGGCATTCAATACGCCTTTGGTGAGCCATTGGCGGGACTTTCAACGTCCCTCACGGCCCTTCTCGTGAATCTCTCGGGGATTCCCGTCGCCTGGCAGGGCACCCAGTTTGAGCTCATATCCCGGTCCGGCGAAGTCGTGAGTGGGACCATAACCGCGGGGTGCTCGAGCATACTTTCAGTCACGACCTTCTTGGGACTCCTCGGGCTGATGCACTTCGACCTGCGAAAGGACAAGGCCTCGACCCTGAAGACTGGAGTCGTCGGCGTGCTCGTCCTTGTCTTCCTTAACAGTGTCCGAATTGGGATCCTACTCTGGGCCGGGTACGACGGGGGCTCCGAGGCACTCTGGGGCCTTCACAACTGGATAGGCTACGCCATCTTCCTTGGATTCTATGTCGCAGTTCTTGTCGTCTACTCTAGGATGGGCAGCCCCACGCTCTACCGACATGAGGCGAAGGCCGGGCGATTGAACCCGGGCAGGCCCTCCTAG